From one Cryptosporangium minutisporangium genomic stretch:
- a CDS encoding S8 family serine peptidase, translating into MDLGRADDVIGRAAAGPLGDVCVAVLDGPVDVAHPALAGADLRVIESLVPNRPGPGPMSAHGTHVASLIFGRPGSPVRGIAPHSRGLIIPVFADDGSPLTQWDLARAIEIAVREGADVINVSGGERSATGAPDDLLARALRLCEDSGVLVVAATGNDGLDAVQVPAAVPSVLAVGACAADGKPLPTNNWGEPYRTNGVLAPGHGLVGAVPGGGTAARSGSSFAAPVVTGAAALLLAAARGAGADPTPAAIRDVVLRTAADAPADAADHARYLEGLLDLGAAYEAIAGTPGRPAVRSVEGDEEYMSITDAVPTGAPAPEAAAPATGVVAACADAGAQATCGCTTAAPGYVYAIGSIGWDFGTEARRDGFIQQMDGQVAPDGRELPGNPYDPAQLAAYLRENPWVSDKVIWTVTLEGRTPIYALEAEVPFGMDWGGPRPPAENGEPYDVPFYPPVSVVHKTFRDAILGQTLRPDNADYVARVSIPGTLTNRTVRLFTGQRVPVVQVHARGLYTWNEAVLVNSLVEQINSDRATRDATPVDEARVRMLIQAFLDKVYYQFRNLGQSGPDRALNYAATNAFELTQALANGFLSGRLVPHSRNEPEPLYALDDITVAKSRYERPDSESYDVTLTFMDPENDRQARVAYLITVDVSDVLPVSLDSPRQFIIGR; encoded by the coding sequence GTGGACCTAGGACGAGCAGACGACGTGATCGGCCGGGCGGCAGCCGGGCCGCTCGGCGACGTGTGCGTCGCGGTTCTCGACGGGCCGGTCGACGTTGCTCATCCCGCGCTGGCCGGCGCCGATCTGCGAGTGATCGAGAGCCTGGTGCCCAACCGGCCGGGTCCAGGGCCGATGTCGGCGCACGGAACGCACGTGGCCAGCCTGATCTTCGGACGCCCGGGCTCACCCGTCCGCGGCATCGCACCGCACAGCCGCGGCCTGATCATCCCGGTGTTCGCCGACGACGGCAGCCCGCTGACGCAATGGGACCTGGCACGCGCGATCGAGATCGCGGTCCGGGAAGGCGCGGACGTGATCAACGTCAGCGGTGGTGAGCGCAGCGCGACCGGCGCGCCGGACGACCTGCTCGCCCGTGCACTGCGGCTCTGCGAGGACAGCGGCGTGCTGGTCGTCGCGGCGACCGGGAACGACGGCCTCGACGCGGTACAAGTTCCGGCGGCGGTTCCGTCGGTGCTCGCGGTCGGCGCCTGTGCCGCCGACGGGAAGCCGCTCCCGACCAACAATTGGGGGGAGCCGTACCGGACCAACGGCGTACTGGCCCCGGGGCACGGGTTGGTCGGCGCCGTGCCCGGGGGCGGCACCGCAGCGCGGTCCGGCAGCAGCTTCGCGGCGCCGGTCGTCACCGGCGCCGCCGCGCTCCTGCTCGCGGCCGCCCGAGGCGCCGGGGCCGACCCGACCCCGGCCGCGATCCGCGACGTCGTCCTGCGCACCGCCGCCGACGCTCCGGCGGACGCCGCCGACCACGCGCGCTATCTAGAGGGCCTCCTCGACCTCGGGGCGGCCTACGAGGCGATCGCCGGGACGCCCGGCCGCCCCGCCGTGAGATCTGTCGAAGGAGATGAGGAATACATGTCGATCACCGATGCCGTCCCGACCGGAGCACCCGCGCCCGAGGCGGCCGCGCCGGCGACGGGAGTCGTCGCGGCCTGCGCCGACGCCGGGGCGCAGGCGACCTGCGGCTGCACGACCGCGGCACCCGGCTACGTCTACGCGATCGGCTCGATCGGCTGGGACTTCGGCACGGAGGCCAGGCGGGACGGCTTCATCCAGCAGATGGACGGGCAGGTCGCCCCGGACGGACGGGAGCTCCCGGGCAACCCGTACGACCCGGCGCAGCTCGCCGCCTACCTCCGGGAGAACCCGTGGGTGTCGGACAAGGTCATCTGGACGGTCACGCTGGAGGGCCGGACGCCGATCTACGCGCTGGAGGCGGAGGTCCCGTTCGGGATGGACTGGGGCGGCCCGCGCCCGCCCGCGGAGAACGGCGAACCGTACGACGTGCCGTTCTACCCGCCGGTCTCGGTCGTCCACAAGACGTTCCGCGACGCGATCCTCGGGCAGACCCTCCGCCCGGACAACGCGGACTACGTGGCCCGGGTGTCGATCCCCGGCACGCTGACCAACCGCACCGTGCGGCTCTTCACCGGACAGCGCGTTCCGGTCGTACAGGTGCACGCCCGCGGCCTCTACACGTGGAACGAGGCCGTCCTCGTCAACAGCCTGGTCGAGCAGATCAACTCCGACCGCGCGACGCGGGACGCCACGCCGGTCGACGAGGCCCGGGTGCGGATGCTGATCCAGGCGTTCCTCGACAAGGTCTACTACCAGTTCCGAAACTTGGGCCAGAGCGGGCCGGACCGGGCGCTGAACTACGCCGCGACCAACGCGTTCGAGCTGACCCAGGCGCTGGCCAACGGCTTCCTGTCCGGTCGTCTCGTCCCGCACAGCCGGAACGAACCCGAACCGCTCTACGCGCTCGACGACATCACGGTGGCCAAGAGCCGCTACGAGCGTCCCGACTCGGAGTCCTACGACGTGACGCTCACGTTCATGGACCCGGAGAACGACCGGCAGGCCCGCGTCGCCTACCTGATCACCGTCGACGTGAGCGACGTCCTGCCGGTCAGCCTCGACTCCCCCCGTCAGTTCATCATCGGCCGTTAG
- a CDS encoding peptidoglycan-binding protein: protein MLTSTLFAGVADLAAVAAGQRTIRAGESSASVALIQQALVTLGFALPSGGADGIFGGETGTVVSAFKVDRGLSPADPVVGKGTMARLDRELSFLDGVVDPTYATDRKLLRSEPFTAGVLDAVLPDLDIGQALLDTLELGDKLCFSMSMAILDAPQVASFVGRFVEPKIEQDYCKQTGPCTADDFFDTVNSPTPYTDFLRAHNPTISPAVVTAVGSRSRPDIISHRPGATPMWYEIKPLSPGGVRDGLAKGIALKQIYKDNGFPYKPGTTYRPSSEIELGHFLTPQGEDIEVFLEVRRLLPGLLFYRLCLRGDYVQFLNRVRVVAGLLAILAALAPELLAAGAAAEEVTAFLALLRAAATALGLGSLPSLVPVP from the coding sequence ATGCTGACGTCCACGCTCTTCGCCGGGGTCGCCGATCTGGCCGCCGTCGCCGCCGGCCAGCGGACGATCCGCGCGGGGGAGTCCTCGGCGTCGGTCGCGCTGATCCAGCAGGCGTTGGTCACTCTCGGATTCGCGCTGCCGAGCGGGGGCGCGGACGGCATCTTCGGCGGTGAGACCGGCACCGTCGTGTCCGCGTTCAAGGTCGACCGTGGACTGTCCCCGGCCGATCCGGTCGTCGGCAAGGGCACGATGGCCCGGCTGGACCGGGAACTCTCGTTCCTCGACGGCGTAGTGGATCCGACCTACGCGACGGACCGGAAGCTGCTCCGCAGCGAACCGTTCACCGCCGGGGTGCTCGATGCCGTCCTGCCCGACCTCGACATCGGGCAGGCGCTCCTGGACACGTTGGAGCTCGGCGACAAGCTCTGCTTCTCGATGTCGATGGCGATCCTGGACGCTCCTCAGGTGGCGAGCTTCGTCGGCCGGTTCGTCGAGCCCAAGATCGAGCAGGATTACTGCAAACAGACCGGGCCCTGCACCGCCGACGACTTCTTCGACACGGTGAACAGCCCGACGCCGTACACGGACTTCCTCCGTGCGCACAACCCGACGATCAGCCCGGCGGTCGTCACTGCGGTCGGCTCCCGGTCGCGGCCGGACATCATCAGCCACCGGCCGGGTGCCACCCCGATGTGGTACGAGATCAAACCGCTCTCGCCCGGCGGGGTCCGGGACGGGCTGGCCAAGGGCATCGCGCTGAAGCAGATCTACAAGGACAACGGGTTCCCCTACAAGCCGGGCACGACCTACCGGCCGAGCAGCGAGATCGAGCTGGGTCACTTCCTCACCCCGCAGGGCGAGGACATCGAGGTGTTCCTCGAGGTGCGACGGCTGTTGCCGGGGTTGCTCTTCTACCGGCTGTGCCTGCGCGGCGACTACGTCCAGTTCCTCAACCGCGTGCGGGTCGTCGCCGGACTGCTCGCGATCCTGGCCGCGCTCGCGCCCGAACTGCTGGCGGCCGGTGCTGCGGCCGAGGAGGTGACCGCGTTCCTCGCGCTGCTCCGCGCGGCGGCCACGGCGCTGGGCCTCGGCAGCCTGCCGTCACTCGTTCCCGTTCCCTGA
- a CDS encoding CHAT domain-containing protein, with protein sequence MRSTSFDQAVDALRLAEADPGRSVVAATAVARRARRQGEHAAASGAEREYGIAALHLRNTDVATRHLRAAVVLGRRAGEVSLVTEARLRLAAVLNLRGRVRTALREIEAAAAEATGTDRARALAQHGAILLELGRLDDARGSLDVAVPALRAAGDRMWLKRALANRGLINGRRFRFDAAEADLTESLRINRALGVDLSVAFLLQNLGWVDTLRGDVPRALHRLDDAEAQLRKLGAQVGLLLEDRALLLLSAGMTGEARATSQASVAALERERQHVALPRVRVLLAQAALAESSPDEALAQARRALAESVRQRRPEWASFARYVVAAARAADAGERTRISVAALQRTAVALDAAGWPDVAVHAWLLTAELAFERGRTDRGVAALRTASRARQRRPAATRTLGWYAEAQLRLRQGRRPAALRAARAGLRVLDEHRARLGAADLRAHSAAQRGALAGLGLRLAIGGGRASDVFAWAERGRASHLLLPPLRPLDEGDDAVDLAALRAAVADVDRLRNEGVDPAPALRRQEALERRIRDRARRRPGSTSAEPLPPVRDATLRAALAGSTLVEYIVSDGALGAVVVAPARTTWHALGPVAPIRGLVDRLPFAVHRLASGRATVLPLLRDAASRLDRLLLVPLAAHLGDGPVVVVPTGPLHSLPWSLLPSCAGRPVTVAPSATLWHAASAPVRSSAAPSDAVVVAGPGLPGAEDEVDAVAAIHRTTPLSGPDAQVETTLRRLAGADVAHLAAHGTIHREHPLFSSVLLADGPLTCYDLERVRPLPRLVVLAGCETGRHGVPAGDELIGLAATLLARGTVQVVASVLPIPDAATAPLMTLFHERLAAGASSAVALAEAQTAVAGEGGPALAAAAGFVCIGGEFRLRSATAVH encoded by the coding sequence ATGCGCTCCACATCATTCGACCAGGCAGTCGACGCCCTGCGTCTGGCCGAAGCGGATCCTGGTCGTTCGGTCGTCGCCGCGACGGCCGTGGCCCGGCGGGCCCGCCGCCAGGGCGAGCACGCCGCCGCGTCGGGGGCCGAGCGCGAGTACGGCATCGCCGCGCTGCACCTGCGGAACACCGACGTCGCGACGCGCCACCTGCGTGCGGCCGTGGTCCTGGGACGCCGGGCCGGAGAGGTCTCGCTGGTGACGGAGGCTCGGCTCCGGCTGGCGGCCGTCCTCAACCTGCGCGGGCGCGTCCGCACGGCGCTCCGGGAGATCGAAGCCGCCGCGGCCGAGGCGACCGGGACCGACCGCGCCCGGGCGCTGGCCCAGCACGGTGCGATCCTGCTCGAGCTCGGCCGGCTCGACGACGCGCGGGGGAGCCTCGATGTCGCGGTGCCCGCGCTGCGTGCCGCCGGTGACCGCATGTGGCTCAAGCGTGCGCTCGCCAACCGCGGCCTGATCAACGGACGCCGCTTCCGGTTCGACGCGGCGGAGGCCGACCTCACCGAGTCGCTGCGGATCAACCGCGCGCTGGGCGTCGACCTGTCGGTCGCCTTCCTCCTGCAGAACCTCGGCTGGGTCGACACCCTCCGCGGGGACGTCCCGCGCGCGCTGCACCGGCTCGACGACGCCGAAGCCCAGCTGCGCAAGCTCGGCGCGCAAGTCGGCCTGCTGCTGGAGGATCGTGCGCTGCTCCTGCTCTCCGCGGGGATGACCGGGGAGGCCAGAGCAACGTCGCAAGCATCGGTCGCTGCGCTGGAGCGTGAGCGCCAGCACGTGGCGCTCCCGCGCGTCCGCGTCCTGCTCGCGCAGGCCGCACTCGCCGAGAGCAGCCCGGACGAAGCCCTGGCCCAGGCCCGGAGGGCGCTCGCGGAATCGGTACGTCAGCGCCGCCCGGAGTGGGCGTCGTTCGCCCGCTACGTCGTCGCCGCCGCACGAGCGGCCGACGCCGGCGAACGCACCCGAATCTCGGTCGCTGCGCTGCAGCGCACGGCCGTCGCCCTGGACGCCGCCGGGTGGCCGGACGTCGCGGTGCACGCGTGGCTCCTCACCGCGGAGTTGGCGTTCGAACGCGGACGCACCGACCGAGGCGTCGCAGCGCTGCGCACCGCGAGCCGGGCCAGGCAGCGGCGTCCGGCCGCCACCCGGACGCTGGGCTGGTACGCCGAGGCCCAGTTGCGGCTACGTCAGGGGCGCCGGCCGGCCGCGCTGCGGGCAGCCCGCGCCGGCCTGCGCGTGCTCGACGAGCACCGGGCCCGCCTCGGGGCAGCGGACCTCCGCGCCCACAGCGCCGCTCAGCGCGGGGCCCTCGCCGGGCTCGGTCTGCGGCTGGCCATCGGCGGTGGCCGTGCGTCCGACGTGTTCGCGTGGGCCGAGCGGGGACGCGCCAGCCATCTCCTCCTGCCCCCGCTCCGTCCGCTCGACGAGGGCGACGACGCAGTCGACCTTGCCGCGCTCCGTGCGGCCGTGGCCGACGTCGATCGGCTCCGGAACGAGGGCGTCGACCCGGCTCCGGCGCTGCGCCGCCAAGAAGCGCTCGAACGCCGGATCCGGGATCGGGCCCGCCGCCGGCCGGGCAGCACGTCCGCCGAGCCGCTGCCGCCGGTGCGCGACGCCACGCTGCGCGCTGCGCTCGCCGGATCGACGCTGGTCGAGTACATCGTGTCGGACGGTGCCCTGGGCGCGGTGGTCGTCGCGCCCGCTCGGACGACGTGGCACGCGCTGGGCCCGGTCGCACCGATCCGCGGGCTCGTCGATCGGCTGCCGTTCGCGGTGCATCGGTTGGCCTCCGGCCGGGCCACGGTGCTGCCGTTGCTGCGGGACGCGGCATCCAGGCTGGACCGGCTGCTGCTGGTACCGCTCGCCGCTCACCTCGGGGACGGCCCGGTCGTGGTCGTACCGACCGGACCGCTGCACTCGTTGCCCTGGTCGTTGCTGCCTTCCTGCGCCGGCCGACCGGTCACGGTGGCGCCCTCCGCGACGCTGTGGCACGCGGCCTCGGCTCCTGTCCGTTCGTCCGCCGCGCCCTCCGACGCCGTCGTCGTCGCCGGGCCCGGCCTGCCCGGGGCGGAGGACGAAGTGGACGCGGTGGCGGCGATCCACCGCACCACGCCCCTGTCCGGTCCCGACGCCCAGGTCGAGACGACGCTCCGGCGGCTGGCCGGCGCCGACGTCGCCCACCTCGCGGCTCACGGCACCATCCACCGGGAGCACCCCCTGTTCTCCTCGGTTCTGCTCGCCGACGGCCCGCTCACCTGCTACGACCTCGAACGGGTGCGCCCGCTGCCCCGTCTGGTCGTGCTCGCCGGCTGTGAGACCGGCCGCCACGGCGTCCCAGCCGGTGACGAGCTGATCGGACTGGCGGCGACGCTGCTGGCACGCGGCACCGTCCAGGTCGTCGCCTCCGTCCTGCCGATCCCCGACGCGGCAACGGCGCCGCTGATGACGTTGTTCCACGAGCGGCTGGCGGCCGGTGCGTCGTCGGCCGTTGCGTTGGCCGAAGCCCAGACCGCAGTCGCGGGCGAGGGCGGACCCGCTCTGGCAGCTGCTGCCGGTTTCGTCTGCATCGGTGGCGAGTTCCGACTGCGGTCGGCGACCGCAGTCCACTGA
- a CDS encoding AfsR/SARP family transcriptional regulator, which yields MHVRLLGPVGIETAQARLVVGGPRAQAVVAVLAVRAGEVVTADWLIDQIWGAQPPRSARGSLQAYVSRLRAAGGSSTKVLLPPHPRGYRLDPATARIDAGDFERHAAAALVAARAGRWWEALRAAQDAQRLWRGEPFTGIDAPLLAVERHRLDEIRRNNRLTELRADLELAGAAQVIGALRSLTTDDPWDERPWQLLVLALYRGSRQTEALQTARRARRMLAEEHGLDPTPALVRLEQRILAHDPALWGAAGAPGRELAG from the coding sequence ATGCACGTACGCCTGCTGGGGCCGGTCGGGATCGAGACCGCGCAGGCCAGGTTGGTCGTCGGTGGACCGAGAGCCCAGGCGGTGGTCGCCGTCCTGGCGGTGCGGGCCGGCGAGGTGGTGACCGCGGACTGGCTGATCGACCAGATCTGGGGCGCACAGCCACCGCGGTCGGCCCGCGGTTCGCTCCAGGCTTACGTGTCGCGACTCCGAGCGGCCGGCGGCTCATCCACCAAGGTGCTGTTGCCTCCGCATCCGCGCGGCTACCGTCTCGACCCGGCGACGGCCAGGATCGACGCCGGTGACTTCGAACGGCACGCGGCGGCGGCGCTCGTCGCCGCCCGCGCCGGCCGGTGGTGGGAAGCGCTCCGGGCCGCGCAGGACGCCCAGCGCCTGTGGCGGGGGGAGCCGTTCACCGGGATCGACGCCCCGCTCCTGGCGGTCGAGCGGCACCGGCTGGACGAGATCCGCCGGAACAACCGGCTGACCGAGCTGCGTGCCGACCTGGAACTGGCCGGTGCGGCCCAGGTGATCGGGGCGCTGCGGAGCCTCACCACCGACGATCCGTGGGACGAGCGGCCCTGGCAGCTGCTCGTGCTCGCGCTCTACCGCGGTTCCCGCCAGACCGAGGCTCTCCAGACGGCACGACGGGCCCGCCGGATGCTCGCCGAGGAGCACGGCCTCGATCCGACGCCCGCGCTCGTCCGCCTCGAGCAACGCATCCTCGCGCACGATCCGGCGCTGTGGGGCGCCGCAGGAGCGCCCGGACGCGAGCTGGCCGGATGA